One Marinibacterium anthonyi genomic region harbors:
- the ctaA gene encoding Heme A synthase, with product MTGQRSIFEDVGAEGPSKPASAPGGIDRGRGGARGAIRVWLMLLFVMVVAMICVGGLTRLTDSGLSITEWAPISGALPPMNDADWQAEFDRYQQIDEFRIQNQWMELPDFKQIFWWEWSHRQLGRAIGLVWALGYLGFLVLGKIPTGWKGRLVIPGALGGLQGGLGWWMVSSGVTQGEGMTDVASYRLALHLGLAFVILGTIAWFVMKLGRTERDLMQAHRAGERKLYGMSTGLLHLAFLQILIGALVAGIDAGRSYTDWPLMGGQIFPPNAFFADPFWRNFFESPGLVQFIHRIVGYLVAAFGVVVWLRGRRSAHPRTRGAFNVMAAVLALQVVLGIMTVLYGAPAHIAIVHQLGAVALFTAILRARFLSLYPIATSLKEGRA from the coding sequence ATGACCGGACAACGCAGCATCTTCGAGGACGTCGGAGCCGAGGGTCCGAGCAAGCCGGCCAGCGCCCCGGGCGGCATCGACCGCGGCCGGGGCGGCGCGCGCGGCGCCATACGTGTCTGGCTGATGCTGCTGTTCGTCATGGTCGTGGCGATGATCTGTGTCGGCGGGTTGACCCGGCTGACGGACAGCGGCCTGTCGATCACGGAATGGGCGCCGATTTCCGGCGCGCTGCCGCCGATGAACGACGCCGACTGGCAGGCCGAATTCGACCGCTACCAGCAGATCGACGAATTCCGGATCCAGAACCAGTGGATGGAACTGCCCGATTTCAAACAGATCTTCTGGTGGGAATGGTCCCACCGCCAGTTGGGCCGCGCCATCGGGCTGGTCTGGGCCCTGGGCTACCTGGGGTTCCTGGTGCTGGGCAAGATCCCCACCGGCTGGAAAGGCCGGCTGGTCATCCCCGGCGCGCTTGGCGGGCTGCAGGGCGGTCTGGGCTGGTGGATGGTGTCTTCGGGCGTGACCCAGGGCGAAGGCATGACTGACGTCGCCAGCTACCGCCTGGCGCTGCACCTGGGGCTGGCCTTCGTCATCCTGGGCACCATCGCCTGGTTCGTGATGAAACTGGGCCGCACCGAACGTGACCTGATGCAGGCCCACAGGGCCGGCGAACGCAAGCTGTACGGCATGTCCACGGGGCTTCTGCACCTGGCGTTCCTGCAGATCCTGATCGGCGCGCTGGTGGCCGGCATCGACGCGGGCCGGTCCTATACCGACTGGCCGCTGATGGGCGGACAGATCTTCCCGCCCAATGCCTTCTTCGCCGATCCGTTCTGGCGCAACTTCTTCGAAAGCCCGGGCCTGGTGCAGTTCATCCACCGCATCGTCGGCTACCTTGTCGCGGCTTTCGGCGTCGTCGTCTGGCTGCGCGGCCGGCGCAGCGCCCATCCGCGCACCCGCGGCGCGTTCAACGTGATGGCGGCCGTGCTGGCCCTGCAGGTGGTCCTGGGCATCATGACCGTTCTTTACGGCGCGCCGGCCCATATCGCCATCGTGCACCAATTGGGGGCCGTGGCGCTGTTCACCGCGATCCTGCGCGCCCGGTTCCTGTCGCTGTACCCCATCGCCACATCCCTGAAGGAGGGCCGCGCATGA
- a CDS encoding putative tRNA/rRNA methyltransferase, whose protein sequence is MPSEMPQPAFVLVRPQMGENIGAASRAMWNFGLDRMRLVAPRDGWPNPAAIAMSSGAGRLLDDARVYDTTADAVGDCAYVFATTARSRGLTKPVVSPERAMSMAAEKIAAGERVAVLFGPERAGLENDDIARANAIISVPVNPDFASLNLAQCVLLTAYEWRRASSEIDHERIEMAGADWATAIEIDKLAEHYEDRLDQAGFYFPPEKAEGMKIVLRNLWSRMRLTRSDVQMLHGIMRQMVRWKERGD, encoded by the coding sequence CCTCAGAGATGCCACAGCCAGCCTTCGTCCTTGTCCGCCCCCAGATGGGCGAGAACATCGGGGCGGCGTCGCGCGCCATGTGGAACTTTGGCCTGGACCGGATGCGCCTTGTCGCGCCCCGCGACGGCTGGCCCAACCCGGCCGCCATCGCCATGTCCAGCGGCGCGGGACGCCTGCTGGACGATGCGCGGGTCTATGACACCACGGCCGACGCGGTGGGCGATTGCGCCTATGTCTTCGCCACCACCGCCCGGTCGCGCGGATTGACCAAGCCGGTGGTCAGCCCGGAACGCGCCATGTCCATGGCGGCCGAGAAGATCGCCGCCGGAGAACGGGTCGCCGTTCTGTTCGGCCCCGAACGCGCCGGGCTGGAAAACGACGACATCGCGCGGGCCAATGCGATCATCTCGGTCCCGGTGAACCCGGACTTCGCGTCGCTCAACCTGGCGCAATGCGTGCTTCTGACGGCCTATGAATGGCGCCGCGCCTCGTCCGAGATCGACCACGAGCGCATCGAGATGGCCGGCGCCGACTGGGCCACCGCGATCGAGATCGACAAGCTCGCCGAACATTACGAGGACCGGCTGGACCAGGCGGGGTTCTATTTCCCGCCCGAGAAGGCCGAGGGCATGAAGATCGTGCTGCGCAACCTGTGGAGCCGGATGCGCCTGACGCGGTCGGACGTGCAGATGCTGCACGGGATCATGCGGCAGATGGTCCGCTGGAAGGAACGCGGCGACTAG